In one window of Canis lupus baileyi chromosome 10, mCanLup2.hap1, whole genome shotgun sequence DNA:
- the PPP3R2 gene encoding calcineurin subunit B type 2: MGNEASYPEEMCSHFSQDEIKRLGKRFKKLDLDCSGSLSVDEFLSLPELQQNPLVQRVVDVFDTDGNGEVDFREFILGASQFSVRGDEEQKLRFAFSIYDMDKDGYISNGELFQVLKMMVRDNLKDWQLQQLVDKTIITLDRDGDGKISFEEFSAVVGGLEVHKKLVVIV; the protein is encoded by the coding sequence ATGGGGAACGAAGCCAGTTACCCCGAGGAGATGTGCTCCCACTTCAGCCAGGACGAAATTAAGAGGCTGGGCAAGCGGTTCAAGAAGCTGGACCTGGACTGCTCGGGCTCCCTGAGCGTGGACGAGTTCCTGTCGCTGCCCGAGCTGCAGCAGAACCCGCTGGTGCAGCGAGTGGTCGACGTCTTCGACACGGACGGCAACGGAGAGGTGGACTTCAGGGAGTTCATCCTGGGGGCCTCCCAGTTCAGCGTCAGGGGGGACGAGGAGCAGAAGCTGAGGTTTGCCTTCAGCATCTACGACATGGATAAAGACGGCTACATCTCCAACGGGGAGCTGTTCCAGGTGCTGAAGATGATGGTCCGGGACAACCTGAAAGACTGGCAGTTACAGCAGCTGGTGGACAAGACCATCATCACCCTGGATAGAGACGGGGACGGGAAGATCTCCTTCGAGGAGTTCAGTGCTGTGGTCGGAGGCCTGGAGGTGCACAAGAAGCTGGTAGTAATTGTGTGA